One segment of Rhodothermales bacterium DNA contains the following:
- a CDS encoding DUF4143 domain-containing protein, with product MAEYYKRIVDGELDDLLGGVAALSLDGPKAVGKTVTAQRRAATVISLDDSTQRAIIAADPRQISRKERPVLIDEWQYVPEVWDVVRRAVDEDRSPGQFILTGSAGPTVPRHSGAGRIVRVRMRPLSIAERTGLSASVSLANMLDSGKPGPVSGTSDLTLESYVDFIVESGFPGIRELTGRSHRQQIAGYLERIVDQDFDELGVVVRKPDLLRRWMAAYAAATSTTASYETIRDAATAGTADKPAKSTVIPYRDTLERLFILDEVPAWIPSRNYLGRLTRPPKHQLVDPALAVSLLGLSRKALLEGEEAGPPVPRDGTLLGHLFESLVTQSVKVYAQACEANVYHMRTMGERHEVDLIIARPDGRFVAAEVKLSSTPEDSDAAHLHWLKEKAGADMLDAMIITTGPQAYRRKDGIAVVPAALLGP from the coding sequence ATGGCGGAGTATTACAAGCGCATAGTCGATGGAGAATTGGACGACCTGCTGGGAGGGGTCGCAGCCCTGTCATTGGACGGTCCCAAGGCGGTCGGGAAGACCGTAACCGCTCAACGACGTGCAGCGACCGTCATTTCCCTGGACGACAGCACGCAGCGGGCCATCATCGCGGCCGATCCCCGACAAATCAGTCGGAAAGAGCGACCGGTACTGATTGATGAATGGCAGTATGTACCGGAAGTCTGGGACGTAGTACGCCGCGCCGTGGATGAGGATCGATCGCCAGGCCAATTCATTCTGACGGGATCAGCCGGTCCGACCGTACCACGGCACTCCGGTGCTGGAAGGATCGTTCGTGTCCGGATGCGGCCGCTCTCGATTGCAGAGCGAACAGGATTGTCGGCCTCGGTCAGCCTCGCGAACATGCTGGACAGCGGAAAGCCGGGGCCCGTCTCGGGTACGTCGGACCTGACGCTGGAATCCTACGTCGACTTCATTGTGGAGAGCGGTTTTCCGGGGATACGGGAGTTGACGGGGCGGTCCCACAGGCAGCAGATCGCGGGATATCTGGAACGGATTGTGGATCAGGATTTCGACGAACTGGGTGTGGTCGTACGCAAGCCCGACCTGTTGCGGCGATGGATGGCAGCCTACGCCGCGGCGACGTCCACGACCGCCTCGTATGAGACCATCCGGGATGCGGCGACGGCAGGAACGGCAGACAAGCCGGCCAAATCAACGGTCATTCCGTATCGGGATACGCTGGAGCGGTTGTTCATTCTGGACGAGGTACCCGCTTGGATACCGTCACGGAATTATCTGGGGCGCCTGACCCGGCCGCCCAAGCACCAACTGGTGGATCCGGCATTGGCCGTATCCCTCCTCGGTTTGAGCCGGAAAGCATTGCTCGAAGGCGAGGAGGCTGGCCCGCCCGTCCCGCGTGACGGCACGCTGCTCGGCCATCTGTTCGAAAGCCTGGTAACGCAATCCGTGAAAGTGTATGCCCAGGCGTGTGAGGCCAACGTGTATCATATGCGAACCATGGGGGAGCGCCATGAAGTAGATTTGATCATTGCGCGCCCGGATGGGCGATTCGTTGCCGCCGAAGTAAAATTGTCGTCGACCCCCGAAGACTCCGATGCCGCGCATTTGCACTGGTTGAAGGAGAAAGCCGGGGCCGATATGTTGGATGCCATGATCATTACCACCGGGCCCCAGGCGTATCGTCGCAAGGACGGCATAGCCGTCGTCCCGGCCGCCCTTCTCGGACCTTGA
- a CDS encoding YceH family protein, which produces MFEPLSPEAVRVLGVLVEKELSTPEYYPLTLNSLTNACNQKSNRDPVVAYHESEVRYAIEELEKRRLIGHVTGAGSRAEKFRHTLAESMGLSERERAALAVLLLRGPQTIGEVKGRTGRMAEFDSLDDAADVLRALRDREEPLLVQLPMQPGKKEARLLHLLGGEPDLEALEAEATAHPAGPTSSLTEELHDIKQRLADLEDAFERFKQQFE; this is translated from the coding sequence ATGTTTGAACCTCTCTCTCCGGAAGCCGTCCGCGTCCTTGGCGTCCTTGTCGAAAAGGAGTTGTCGACGCCGGAATACTACCCGCTGACGCTGAACAGCCTGACCAACGCCTGCAACCAGAAATCCAACCGGGATCCGGTCGTGGCGTACCACGAGTCGGAGGTGCGATACGCCATCGAGGAGCTGGAGAAGCGGCGCCTGATCGGGCATGTGACCGGCGCCGGATCGCGCGCCGAGAAATTCCGTCACACCCTTGCCGAATCCATGGGGTTGTCCGAGCGGGAGCGTGCGGCGCTGGCGGTACTTCTGCTCCGCGGTCCCCAGACCATCGGCGAAGTGAAGGGCCGCACCGGACGAATGGCTGAATTCGACTCCCTGGATGATGCGGCAGATGTGCTCCGCGCGCTGCGCGACCGGGAGGAGCCGCTGCTGGTGCAGCTGCCCATGCAACCCGGCAAGAAGGAGGCCCGGCTGTTGCACCTGCTGGGCGGCGAACCCGACCTGGAAGCGTTGGAAGCCGAGGCCACGGCGCATCCAGCGGGGCCGACATCGTCGTTGACGGAAGAACTGCACGACATCAAGCAGCGCCTGGCCGACCTGGAGGATGCGTTCGAGCGCTTCAAGCAGCAGTTTGAATAG
- a CDS encoding T9SS type A sorting domain-containing protein, which translates to MCTTDAIEIQFNPGSWREWIWEFDPTVYGLAAVDGKVNVIGYYPGTAMVDTLQIEAPAYVGGHVAVKVLSHVTADDLQPVLDSLNVTVLESEDRSNGRSERWHIDGTTVSAAIDTYASDSRFGWFETPMLNISWTMVDTEPMPERPNASPSLSVYPNPCRAQCEIDYSGSPDGRYRLDVFDSQGRAVSTPDNPDAFDASDLPAGVYFVRVVTQEASISKPFTVIR; encoded by the coding sequence ATGTGCACGACGGATGCCATTGAGATCCAGTTCAATCCCGGATCTTGGCGGGAGTGGATATGGGAATTCGATCCAACGGTATATGGTTTGGCCGCCGTGGATGGCAAGGTCAATGTGATCGGCTACTATCCGGGCACGGCGATGGTCGATACTCTCCAGATTGAGGCGCCCGCCTATGTCGGCGGACACGTTGCCGTCAAAGTATTGAGTCATGTCACGGCCGACGACCTTCAACCCGTTCTGGATTCCCTGAATGTGACGGTCCTCGAAAGCGAAGATCGGTCCAACGGCCGCTCGGAACGGTGGCACATTGACGGCACGACCGTGTCGGCAGCGATAGACACGTACGCATCCGATTCCCGGTTCGGTTGGTTCGAGACGCCCATGCTGAATATCAGTTGGACCATGGTCGATACGGAACCCATGCCGGAGCGCCCGAATGCGTCGCCCAGTCTGTCTGTGTATCCCAATCCGTGTCGGGCGCAGTGCGAAATCGACTATTCCGGCAGTCCGGATGGTCGGTATCGTCTGGACGTGTTCGATTCGCAGGGCCGCGCCGTCAGTACTCCGGACAACCCTGACGCCTTCGACGCTTCAGACCTCCCTGCCGGCGTGTATTTCGTTCGCGTAGTCACGCAGGAGGCATCTATTTCAAAGCCATTCACGGTCATTCGCTGA
- a CDS encoding class I SAM-dependent methyltransferase: MLVRIGDFHKVWYKMRQGLGFDHRRVLAGQQEKVSSAWSHTSYPRKNWGALPRIAEHWNGLIGDTVSEDFRDFIARTHLPQGNAKAISIACGTGTNELKWARTGAFSSIHAFDVSEPRIAKAREVAATVRLDHIVEFSVASFDDLASFGTGFGVVIAENALHHAVDLDRTVEACSRVLRNDGFLILKDYVGPDRFQWTNIQVAHANRILKTIPPAYRTRWNVRTVKNRIYRTGTLLNRLIDPSEAAASSRIPDVLSRYFEQTLLVPLGGTLLQPVFDDIAHNFQETDDTAMEIVQACIAREQRLIETGTIPSDFVFAIYRKTEASQTPPGCP; the protein is encoded by the coding sequence ATGCTCGTTCGCATTGGGGACTTCCACAAGGTCTGGTACAAGATGCGACAGGGCTTGGGCTTTGACCACCGGCGTGTACTTGCCGGTCAACAGGAAAAAGTCTCGTCTGCGTGGTCCCACACGTCCTATCCAAGGAAGAACTGGGGCGCCTTGCCTCGTATTGCCGAGCACTGGAATGGGCTCATTGGCGACACTGTATCGGAGGATTTCCGGGATTTCATAGCGCGGACGCACCTTCCGCAAGGAAATGCGAAAGCGATCTCCATTGCCTGCGGCACGGGCACCAATGAATTGAAATGGGCCCGGACCGGTGCGTTTTCCAGTATCCATGCCTTCGACGTTTCCGAGCCCCGTATTGCCAAGGCGCGAGAAGTGGCAGCCACCGTTCGCCTGGACCACATAGTTGAGTTCTCCGTCGCATCGTTCGACGACCTGGCATCGTTCGGCACGGGCTTCGGCGTGGTCATCGCAGAGAACGCGTTGCATCATGCTGTCGATCTGGATCGTACCGTTGAAGCCTGTTCACGTGTCCTGCGCAACGACGGGTTTTTGATCCTCAAGGATTACGTAGGACCGGATCGATTCCAGTGGACCAATATCCAGGTCGCGCATGCCAATCGCATCCTGAAAACCATTCCGCCTGCGTACCGGACCCGGTGGAACGTGCGAACGGTGAAAAACCGGATTTACCGGACCGGCACCCTGCTCAACCGACTGATCGATCCATCGGAAGCCGCCGCGTCATCCCGGATTCCGGACGTGCTTTCCCGTTATTTCGAGCAAACGCTGCTGGTCCCACTCGGTGGCACCCTGCTGCAACCCGTGTTTGATGACATAGCCCACAACTTCCAGGAAACCGACGATACGGCCATGGAAATTGTGCAGGCATGCATTGCCAGGGAGCAACGCCTGATCGAAACCGGGACCATCCCGTCAGACTTCGTTTTTGCCATCTATCGGAAAACAGAGGCGTCGCAAACCCCTCCCGGTTGTCCATGA
- a CDS encoding T9SS type A sorting domain-containing protein, translating to MTIRFHAFEPTGLVGFDSVRLTFDTAAAVSTEPVARPGVDASCAIESLYPNPSNGTVTASWRNSSRGPSTLRVIDTLGRVRLSTDTRGTTSDRLDVDHLPPGVYMVDLLCSTMATPPVKLVVSG from the coding sequence GTGACGATTCGATTCCATGCGTTCGAACCGACCGGACTGGTCGGCTTCGATTCGGTCCGGCTGACCTTCGATACCGCTGCAGCGGTCTCAACGGAGCCCGTGGCGCGTCCGGGCGTCGACGCATCGTGTGCCATTGAATCGCTCTATCCGAACCCGAGCAATGGGACCGTCACGGCATCTTGGCGGAACAGCAGCCGTGGGCCTTCGACCCTGCGTGTCATCGACACGCTTGGCCGCGTCCGGTTGTCGACGGACACCCGTGGAACGACGTCCGACCGCCTGGACGTGGACCATCTGCCGCCAGGAGTCTACATGGTCGACCTCTTGTGCTCAACCATGGCGACGCCGCCCGTCAAGCTGGTGGTTTCGGGCTGA